The nucleotide sequence GTTCCGGCAATCTCTTCCCACGGCGATACGGTCGTTCGCGATTGAACCGAGAACCTTCCCCAGCCTGATGGTTGTGCTTCTATCAAGATCATCAGGGAATATGCCTCTGATGTCGTACTTTCTGAAAATGCTGTTTCTCATTTACCGCTTCTCTCGATTAATTTGACATTGCTTAACTTTTAACAATAACTACACGTGGAAGCTCAATTGCATATTGACCAGTTGTAATATCTCCCGTGAGCCACCCGTTGTGTGCACTTACAATCTGACGGGCCAGCTCCACACCGAAAGCTGACTGCTTTGCATCGCTCTGTTTTTCACCTTTATGTACGATTGAAAGCCTTACAGAATCATTTTCCCCTGTAAGCATTATATGAATGAGAGAACCAGAACACATGATACGCGAGATTTCAGACAGTATATTCTCAAGAGAATGCCTGAGATAATATTTGCTTCCCGAGACGAGGACGTCTTCATCCACTGACATTGCCAGGGATACTCCCATGGTTGAGAAGCGTTCATTCCATTCATTAAGGGTTTCAAACAGTAGTTCGTCAAGTGATACAATGGCTGATTCCGCTCCGTCAGGAAGCTGCGATTTATCGGTAAGGTCCATGTTCTCGAGGGCTGCAAGTTCTTTCATCACATTCAGAAAATTTTCGATTTCCTCGATTTCAGCTGTCAATCTTGCCAGGTGTTCCTTCACTACCGGGGATCTGTCAAGGGGCCTGGAAAGCTCTATTGCCGTTTCCCGCACAGACTCCAGCGGCTTTCTGAGGGATAATCCGATTCTGGAGAGCATTTCCGATTTCAGCTTTTCCAGTCCATTAAGTTCTTCCTTGAGTAATCCCAGCTTACTCTCCAGATTTTTAATTCTATCTTTGTACGATAGCATTTTTCTTCTGTTCATTTCCATAACCATGAGTATTCCCAGGAAAACCAGAAAAACGATATAAATGGGAAGAGTTATCATATCAGTCAAGTTCCTCCAGATTTCTTACTACGAGTATCTCTCTGCCTGTTGATTGACTTATTTCTTCAGGATTGAGATCATCCAGTGTTAACATATCATGGTTGAACATAACAGAAGGCAGTATTACAGTACTATAAGAATCCGGAAGTTCTCCAGCAGCCTTTATTATATCCACTCCGGAAAGAAGCCCCGCCACTCCAATTTCAGGCCCGAGGAAAGTATTCTCAACAGCTTTTACCAGATAATCACTGTCCTTCAATACACGATTCAGATATGGAGCGGCAAGCGTTCCTGTGCACACTGCTCCGCTTCCTGTAAATATTCTTCCTCGTATTTCCAGAAGGCTCGCCAGCAGTCCTATTCCATTTTCTTCGAGTCTGCAGTTCTTGTAATAGGATGCAGGTGGAATATCCAGACCTGCCATAATGAAAAATTCGTCCGATGGGTATACCCAGCCGTTTCCGCGGCTTTCAATTGCCTTCTCCCTCAATTTGCCGCATTGTCTGACAATCTGATGTGCTTCAGTAGAAGTTGATCTTCTGATTCTCGGTAGCCCGGCCCTGTATTTAGTCAGTCCGACCGGCACAACTCCAACCGATATAACGCGGGGTACTGAAAGAAGATCTTCCAGAGTTCTGTCAAGGTTCTCTTTATCGTTCAGCCCGGGAACCACCACTATCTGAGTTTCCATTTCAATTCCAGCTTCGGAGAGTTGTTCAAGCATGGGCATTACAGGTTCCTTTCTGCCTGTACCCAGTATCCTTCCCCTTACCGAGGGATCCGTTGCATGAACTGAGATATGCAGGGGCGTCAGGCGCTTACGAATGGCGTATTCGGTATCATCCCTGTCAAGTGTTACGTAAGTACCCTGGACAAATGAGTACCTTACATCGTCATCCTTTACAAGCAGGGATGGCCTGACACCGCGGGGAAGCTGGTCTACAAAACAGAAAATGCATTTTTTCCGGCATATGGAAGGTTCCTGCCCCTGTAAAACAAAGCCCCAGTCAACACCTTGATTTCGACGGATGGTGAGTCTTCTGGTTAGAAGACCCCTTCTGTATTTCAGTGTAATAAATGTGCTGTTTGCGCTGTAAAGGAAATCTATCCAGTCATTCAGAACGCAACCGTTGCATGAAATAAGTCTATCTGTTTTTCTGAATCCGGAAGCTGACGCGGGAGAGCATGGAATTACCGACTGAATACCGAGCAATGCTACCCCAGTGAGCGCTGTACCTTGACCATTTCCGGATCAAGCTTGGAGGCAGCTGCGAGTTCCTTCTCGGCTTGCGAAGTCCGGCCTGTAGCCCTGTAAACGTCCGCTATAGCCAGATGGAATCCCACGGATGACTTCAGGTCTCCGGCTGTGGTTGACAGTCCCTTTCTGAAGTGATCTTCAGCCTCATCGTAGCGTTCAAGGAAAATACAGCATCTTCCAAGCATTTCACGTGCTTTCATTCTGAAATCGGGGCTTTTGAGCACCTGTTCGAACTCCGAGAGAGACTCACGGTAAAGGCCCATTTCCATATAGGCTATTCCAAGATCGTAATGTGTATTGAAATCATCGATGGGTACGGCACTATCAATACCCTCCTGGAATTCCTTGATGATACCTGCGAGTGATTTGGCGGAATCCCGGTCGAATTTGCGGTCAATGTCTGCCAGTATCATGGCTATGTCAGCGTAATCCTCGCTGTCGGCAAGACCCGGGCGGATGCCGTCCATGAGCGTTCTTGCCATCTCGA is from Candidatus Aegiribacteria sp. and encodes:
- a CDS encoding DUF512 domain-containing protein — protein: MLGIQSVIPCSPASASGFRKTDRLISCNGCVLNDWIDFLYSANSTFITLKYRRGLLTRRLTIRRNQGVDWGFVLQGQEPSICRKKCIFCFVDQLPRGVRPSLLVKDDDVRYSFVQGTYVTLDRDDTEYAIRKRLTPLHISVHATDPSVRGRILGTGRKEPVMPMLEQLSEAGIEMETQIVVVPGLNDKENLDRTLEDLLSVPRVISVGVVPVGLTKYRAGLPRIRRSTSTEAHQIVRQCGKLREKAIESRGNGWVYPSDEFFIMAGLDIPPASYYKNCRLEENGIGLLASLLEIRGRIFTGSGAVCTGTLAAPYLNRVLKDSDYLVKAVENTFLGPEIGVAGLLSGVDIIKAAGELPDSYSTVILPSVMFNHDMLTLDDLNPEEISQSTGREILVVRNLEELD